Proteins encoded together in one Candidatus Baltobacteraceae bacterium window:
- a CDS encoding glycosyltransferase produces the protein MDDRIALSIVIPAYKEAHKIAADVEAADAFLATNHIGGEIILVDDGSPDGTAQTARDLQRSYSVLRVVSYQRNRGKGHAIAVGMAQARGDFVMFADAGLCVPYDVAVIGLKMLELDMCDIAHGSRRMRGSIVKAQPFYRRLGSQIFRMLVYTVVGIPSSISDTQCGFKIYRRPIAQHLFGQIVTDGFMFDIEVILRALKEGHRILEFPVLWSNDADTRFNPGSGSLRNLKELAHIRWALTMERGAPSQREAVVVDEVA, from the coding sequence GTGGACGACCGCATCGCGCTCAGCATCGTCATTCCGGCGTATAAAGAAGCGCATAAAATCGCCGCGGACGTCGAAGCCGCCGACGCGTTTTTAGCCACGAACCACATCGGCGGCGAAATCATTCTCGTCGACGACGGATCTCCCGACGGCACGGCACAAACGGCACGCGACCTGCAGCGCAGCTATTCGGTGCTGCGCGTCGTTTCCTACCAACGCAATCGCGGAAAGGGACACGCGATTGCCGTCGGCATGGCTCAGGCGCGCGGCGACTTCGTCATGTTTGCCGACGCGGGCTTGTGCGTGCCCTACGACGTAGCGGTGATCGGCCTCAAGATGCTCGAGCTGGATATGTGCGACATCGCTCACGGCTCGCGGCGCATGCGCGGCAGCATCGTTAAGGCGCAGCCGTTTTACCGCCGATTGGGCTCGCAGATCTTTCGGATGCTCGTGTATACGGTGGTCGGTATTCCGTCCTCCATTTCGGACACGCAATGCGGCTTCAAGATCTACCGGAGGCCGATCGCGCAGCACCTGTTCGGACAGATCGTCACCGACGGCTTCATGTTCGACATTGAAGTCATCTTGCGCGCGCTCAAGGAAGGGCATCGGATCTTGGAGTTTCCCGTCCTTTGGAGCAACGACGCCGACACGCGTTTTAATCCCGGCAGCGGCTCGCTGCGCAATCTCAAGGAACTCGCCCACATTCGTTGGGCGCTTACGATGGAGCGCGGCGCGCCGTCGCAGCGCGAAGCGGTCGTTGTCGACGAAGTGGCCTAA
- a CDS encoding S8 family serine peptidase: MRRFLIVAMAAVAAAALAACSHSSLQQSLIPSAPNAQVPSAVSEFTPMNQEELRVMEVPRYRACPAAARGHFECYAILSAASLDATLPRSSSCQHEPGCYEASDLQAAYGVTSAAQTGGKGVTVAVVDAFGYKGGYKGAARDLGLYRKLSGLPACGKGCFKIVNQSGGAKLPPAASGSNAGWMAEQMLDIDMVSAMCPNCNILLVQVNSTQDMDLVAGVTAALKTATIVSNSWGGAEFLPTYPTFDSHPGKVITASAGDDGAGAPVSQGGNSPESQPCGFAGVVCVGGTSLMVSNGVYQGEKVWQDFRVTNSSGTQNYGATGSGCSAMVAKPSWQKDKGCKKRSAVDISANGDPGTGVVIACTPCAALYHFPNAYIIGIGGTSESSPIIAGMYALAGNAGSLSSAPQRIWTSSKSSFHDITSGFNDSGKLNPPLQSGDTRTGLICKKAIAYICKAGPGYDGPSGWGSPKGLGAL; this comes from the coding sequence GTGAGGCGTTTTCTCATTGTCGCCATGGCTGCCGTAGCAGCGGCGGCGCTGGCGGCGTGCAGTCACTCGTCGCTCCAGCAATCGCTCATACCGTCGGCGCCGAACGCGCAAGTTCCGAGCGCGGTTTCGGAATTTACTCCGATGAATCAAGAAGAACTTCGAGTGATGGAAGTGCCGAGGTATCGCGCGTGCCCCGCGGCGGCGCGCGGTCACTTTGAGTGTTATGCGATTCTGAGCGCGGCCTCTCTGGATGCGACGCTGCCGCGATCTTCGTCGTGCCAGCACGAGCCGGGCTGCTACGAGGCGTCCGATTTGCAGGCAGCCTACGGCGTGACGAGCGCGGCGCAAACGGGCGGCAAGGGCGTGACCGTTGCCGTCGTCGATGCATTCGGCTATAAGGGCGGCTATAAGGGCGCGGCTAGGGATCTTGGTTTGTACCGAAAGTTGTCCGGTTTGCCTGCGTGCGGTAAGGGCTGCTTCAAGATCGTGAATCAAAGCGGCGGAGCAAAGTTACCCCCGGCGGCCTCGGGGTCTAACGCCGGCTGGATGGCCGAACAAATGCTCGACATCGACATGGTGTCGGCAATGTGTCCAAACTGCAACATCCTGCTCGTGCAAGTCAATTCAACGCAAGACATGGATCTCGTGGCCGGCGTAACCGCCGCTCTGAAGACGGCCACGATCGTCAGCAACTCCTGGGGTGGGGCCGAGTTTCTGCCGACCTACCCGACGTTCGATTCGCACCCGGGCAAAGTTATTACGGCAAGTGCGGGTGACGACGGCGCGGGCGCGCCGGTGAGCCAGGGCGGCAACAGTCCCGAATCGCAGCCATGTGGATTCGCCGGCGTCGTTTGCGTCGGCGGAACGTCGCTGATGGTCAGCAACGGCGTGTATCAAGGCGAGAAAGTGTGGCAAGATTTTCGCGTTACGAACAGCAGCGGGACGCAAAACTACGGCGCGACCGGAAGCGGCTGCTCCGCCATGGTTGCCAAACCGTCGTGGCAAAAGGATAAGGGTTGCAAGAAGCGCTCGGCGGTCGATATTTCCGCCAACGGGGATCCCGGCACGGGCGTCGTGATAGCCTGTACTCCGTGTGCGGCACTCTATCACTTTCCGAACGCGTATATTATCGGCATCGGCGGCACCAGTGAAAGTTCGCCGATAATCGCGGGTATGTACGCGCTCGCCGGTAACGCGGGATCGCTATCGAGCGCTCCTCAAAGGATCTGGACGAGTTCCAAGAGCAGCTTCCACGACATCACCAGCGGATTCAACGATTCGGGTAAGCTCAATCCCCCGCTGCAAAGCGGCGACACCCGAACCGGACTCATCTGCAAGAAAGCGATCGCGTATATCTGCAAAGCAGGCCCGGGCTACGACGGTCCGAGCGGCTGGGGTTCGCCCAAGGGTCTCGGCGCGCTCTAA
- a CDS encoding PPK2 family polyphosphate kinase, whose translation MDLKNKKDAKKILAADVERLAELHDLFATQTNRALLIVLQGMDTAGKDGVIKHVMCGMNPQGVNVYGFRKPSEEEERHDFLWRESKVLPERGRVAIFNGSYYEEVLVVRVEQDLLKEESATNGHRVWEHRYEDINAFERHLTRCGTIVLKFFLNLSKEEQRERLLARLETPDKMWKASDADLAGHAKWDAYAHAYRQMLEHTNTEWAPWHVIPADRKWLARALIGRTIVERLESLKLTYPAIPPERRKRYGELAAQLKAEE comes from the coding sequence GTGGATCTCAAAAACAAGAAAGACGCGAAGAAAATCTTGGCGGCGGACGTCGAGCGTTTGGCCGAGCTGCACGATCTCTTCGCGACGCAAACCAATCGCGCGCTGCTCATCGTTCTGCAGGGCATGGATACGGCCGGCAAGGACGGCGTCATCAAGCACGTGATGTGCGGAATGAACCCGCAAGGCGTTAACGTCTACGGCTTCCGTAAGCCTTCGGAAGAGGAAGAGCGCCACGATTTCTTGTGGCGGGAAAGTAAGGTATTGCCGGAACGCGGGCGCGTCGCCATTTTCAACGGGTCGTATTACGAGGAAGTCCTGGTCGTTCGCGTCGAGCAGGACCTTTTGAAAGAGGAGAGCGCGACCAATGGCCATCGCGTGTGGGAGCATCGCTACGAGGATATCAATGCGTTCGAACGCCACCTGACGCGCTGCGGCACGATCGTGCTGAAGTTCTTCCTGAATCTGTCGAAGGAAGAGCAGCGCGAACGCCTGCTGGCGCGCTTGGAAACGCCGGACAAAATGTGGAAGGCGTCGGACGCCGATCTCGCGGGGCACGCGAAGTGGGACGCCTACGCGCACGCGTACCGGCAAATGCTCGAACACACCAACACCGAGTGGGCGCCGTGGCACGTTATCCCGGCCGATCGTAAGTGGCTTGCTCGCGCACTGATCGGACGCACGATCGTCGAGAGGCTCGAGTCCTTAAAACTTACATATCCCGCGATCCCGCCCGAGCGGCGCAAGCGCTACGGCGAGCTGGCCGCGCAGCTCAAAGCCGAGGAGTAA
- a CDS encoding class I SAM-dependent methyltransferase, translating to MLAPLTAEQERISNEFMREWLEELRQHYSIAERFSHGYPVTVSDFPFVSTLEVGAGLGEHLHYETLSAEQLRNYTAIDLRANIVEALRAALPQIRVLQADCQEPMAIAAGSIDRILAIHVLEHLPNLPAAVEELHRVCVKPAGRLIVVIPCEGGFAYSLARKISAERFYKRRFGGSYKWLYSREHINLPHEVLTELERYFTVERRSYFPLPFLPATTMNLCIGLRLKPR from the coding sequence GTGCTTGCGCCGTTGACGGCGGAGCAGGAGCGCATCAGCAACGAGTTCATGCGCGAGTGGCTCGAGGAGCTTCGGCAGCACTACTCGATCGCCGAGCGATTCAGTCACGGTTATCCCGTTACCGTTTCCGATTTTCCGTTCGTTTCGACGCTCGAAGTCGGTGCGGGCCTGGGCGAGCATCTGCACTACGAGACCTTGAGCGCCGAACAGTTGCGCAACTACACGGCGATCGACCTTCGTGCGAACATCGTCGAGGCGCTGCGGGCGGCGCTTCCCCAAATACGCGTGCTGCAGGCCGACTGTCAAGAACCGATGGCGATTGCCGCCGGGTCGATCGACCGCATTCTGGCCATCCACGTTCTCGAGCATCTTCCGAATCTGCCGGCGGCGGTCGAAGAGCTGCACCGCGTCTGCGTCAAGCCGGCCGGGCGGCTGATCGTCGTGATTCCCTGCGAGGGCGGCTTCGCGTACTCGCTCGCGCGCAAGATCTCCGCCGAACGATTCTACAAGCGGCGGTTCGGCGGTTCGTACAAGTGGCTCTATTCCCGCGAGCACATCAACCTTCCACACGAAGTTCTCACCGAGCTCGAGCGATACTTTACCGTCGAGCGCCGCTCGTATTTTCCGCTGCCGTTCTTACCGGCAACGACGATGAACCTCTGCATCGGCCTGCGCCTGAAACCGAGGTAA
- a CDS encoding S8 family serine peptidase: protein MIGLIVRAVAISCIGALAACSGALPGRGILAPNSEGLGPDDGYYPLASAAAMRPVCPPAEAPGEMRCFAWMRTDLHPQAQYGKGIPKGVGYTPAQIADAYGLDTSKGGGQTVAIVDAFGDDTAESDLATYRQAAGLPPCTIDNRCLRILNEDGQPSPLPPQPKTSSNTIGWAFEETLDLDAVSAACPKCKIVLLQASKQYSNSLYRAAATAARLGANVITNSYGGGEALPAAPKAFEQPGHVYVASAGDYGGGASYYSGVNYGGPQMPCAYANVVCVGGTRLTHKNGKWHQVVWNDLADGSCGSGSSSCGATGSGCSQIVHKPSWQTDKGCTWRSETDIAATASPFAPFAIYSALFKKLYGSGWQPFGGTSLSAPLIAGMFALAGNASTRHGAKEIWQKHGALNDVVKGTNIDPPLTGACASSATYICVAGPGYDGPSGWGTPNGTGDL, encoded by the coding sequence TTGATTGGTTTGATCGTACGCGCCGTTGCCATTTCGTGCATTGGTGCGTTGGCCGCCTGTTCCGGAGCGCTTCCGGGGCGGGGTATTCTCGCGCCTAACTCCGAGGGGCTCGGTCCCGACGACGGTTACTATCCGCTCGCGAGCGCCGCCGCGATGCGTCCGGTGTGCCCGCCCGCCGAGGCGCCCGGCGAGATGCGCTGTTTTGCGTGGATGCGCACCGATCTGCACCCGCAAGCGCAGTATGGGAAAGGCATTCCCAAAGGCGTCGGGTACACGCCCGCGCAGATCGCCGACGCGTATGGTCTCGATACGAGCAAAGGCGGCGGTCAGACCGTCGCGATCGTCGACGCGTTCGGCGACGACACGGCGGAATCGGATCTTGCGACGTATCGCCAAGCCGCGGGTCTACCGCCGTGCACGATCGACAACAGATGCTTGCGCATCCTCAACGAAGACGGACAGCCGTCGCCGCTTCCGCCGCAGCCGAAGACGTCGTCAAATACAATCGGATGGGCGTTTGAAGAAACGCTCGATCTCGACGCGGTATCCGCTGCGTGTCCGAAGTGCAAGATCGTGCTGCTGCAGGCGAGCAAACAGTACAGCAACTCGCTGTATAGAGCCGCCGCGACGGCGGCGCGTTTGGGAGCCAACGTCATCACCAACTCCTACGGCGGCGGGGAAGCGCTGCCGGCGGCGCCCAAGGCGTTCGAGCAGCCCGGGCACGTGTACGTCGCGAGCGCCGGCGACTACGGCGGCGGTGCCAGCTACTACAGCGGTGTGAACTACGGCGGTCCGCAAATGCCGTGCGCCTACGCCAACGTCGTGTGCGTCGGCGGCACGCGGCTAACGCACAAGAACGGAAAATGGCATCAAGTCGTGTGGAACGATCTTGCCGACGGCTCGTGCGGCAGCGGCTCGTCATCGTGCGGAGCAACGGGAAGCGGCTGCAGCCAGATTGTTCACAAGCCGTCGTGGCAAACCGACAAAGGCTGTACGTGGCGCAGCGAAACCGATATCGCCGCGACCGCGAGTCCGTTCGCGCCGTTTGCCATCTATAGCGCGCTCTTCAAGAAGCTCTACGGTTCGGGATGGCAGCCGTTCGGTGGAACGAGCCTCTCCGCGCCGTTGATCGCCGGTATGTTCGCGCTCGCCGGAAACGCTTCGACGCGCCATGGCGCCAAGGAGATTTGGCAGAAGCACGGCGCGCTCAACGACGTCGTCAAAGGAACGAACATCGATCCTCCCCTCACCGGTGCGTGCGCGTCGAGCGCTACGTACATCTGCGTCGCCGGCCCCGGTTACGACGGACCGAGCGGCTGGGGCACACCCAACGGAACAGGAGATCTCTAA
- a CDS encoding S8 family serine peptidase, translating into MQRRLLALAILVAMTACSGHSSGGGMLPSTPESTTLAQPIDDLDAGLTPANGYYPMTTPSAARPMCPPSPRHTFRCFGWIRTDLVAVARGDGVPANVGYTPSEIQSAYGLDVSRGRGQTVAIVDAYGYRAAATDLAAYRKAAKLPPCTTANGCLKILNQFGATAPLPAQPPSTGIGWLYEQSTDLDAVSAACPLCHITLVEATNAQTLSTAVGAALRRSHIVSMSWGGPESGQSPNSGLPSHGYALVASAGDFGGGGLQQAGGPANRGGPQIPCSWATVVCVGGTRLTHSGAAWTETVWNDEAFRQCGSGTAPCGATGSGCSRIVPKPAWQHDVGCRMRSSVDVSADASVRTPFAVYNSNFRSPSTPSPWAGIGGTSLAAPLIAAAFALAGNVASRHGAMELWQKHNALRDVVTGSNVYLPVTGPCASSVPYICVARSGYDGPTGWGSPKGTSNF; encoded by the coding sequence ATGCAGCGCCGTTTGCTCGCGCTCGCCATTCTCGTTGCGATGACCGCGTGTTCGGGACACTCGTCCGGCGGCGGCATGCTGCCGTCGACGCCCGAGAGTACGACGCTCGCACAGCCGATCGACGATCTCGACGCCGGATTGACGCCCGCCAACGGCTACTATCCGATGACGACGCCCAGCGCCGCGCGGCCGATGTGTCCGCCGTCGCCGCGCCATACGTTTCGCTGCTTCGGCTGGATCCGCACCGATCTCGTCGCGGTTGCGCGAGGCGACGGAGTTCCAGCCAATGTCGGCTACACGCCGTCCGAAATTCAGTCGGCGTACGGTCTCGACGTCAGCCGGGGTCGCGGTCAAACGGTCGCGATCGTCGACGCATACGGTTACCGGGCAGCGGCGACGGATTTAGCGGCGTACCGAAAAGCCGCGAAGCTGCCGCCGTGTACCACCGCCAACGGCTGCTTAAAAATTCTCAATCAGTTCGGCGCAACGGCACCGTTGCCGGCGCAGCCGCCATCGACGGGTATCGGCTGGCTGTACGAACAGTCGACCGATCTCGACGCCGTTTCCGCCGCGTGTCCGCTGTGTCACATCACGCTGGTCGAGGCAACCAATGCGCAAACGCTTTCCACGGCGGTTGGGGCGGCGCTACGCCGGAGCCACATCGTGAGCATGTCGTGGGGCGGCCCCGAGTCGGGACAGTCGCCGAACTCCGGCCTGCCGTCGCACGGTTACGCTCTCGTCGCCAGCGCCGGCGATTTCGGGGGCGGGGGCTTGCAGCAGGCCGGCGGACCCGCCAATCGGGGCGGCCCGCAGATTCCGTGCTCGTGGGCGACGGTCGTGTGCGTCGGCGGAACGCGTCTAACGCACAGCGGAGCCGCGTGGACCGAGACCGTCTGGAACGACGAAGCCTTTCGCCAGTGCGGCAGCGGCACGGCGCCGTGCGGTGCGACCGGGAGCGGGTGCAGCCGGATCGTTCCCAAGCCGGCCTGGCAGCACGACGTAGGCTGCCGCATGCGGTCGTCGGTGGACGTCTCCGCCGACGCGTCGGTCCGCACACCGTTTGCGGTCTATAACTCGAACTTTAGAAGCCCTTCCACGCCGTCTCCGTGGGCGGGCATCGGCGGAACGAGCCTGGCAGCCCCGTTGATCGCGGCGGCATTTGCCTTGGCGGGCAACGTCGCCAGCCGGCATGGCGCGATGGAGCTGTGGCAGAAACACAACGCCCTGCGCGACGTCGTCACAGGCAGCAACGTGTACCTGCCCGTTACCGGGCCGTGCGCGTCGAGCGTCCCCTACATCTGCGTCGCCCGCAGCGGCTACGATGGTCCGACGGGCTGGGGAAGTCCCAAGGGCACGTCAAACTTCTAA
- a CDS encoding methylated-DNA--[protein]-cysteine S-methyltransferase, translating to MRSKRPPAARRTADPLLAEAASQVRAYFARRLRRFDLPLKFDGTPFSQAVWECVAGLSFGEFVSYADVARAIGRPLAHRGVAMAMGRTPIALFVPAHRVVGADGRVKGATPGGARLALVAFERKGRALAGGKLPV from the coding sequence GTGCGAAGTAAGCGCCCCCCGGCCGCGCGGCGCACGGCAGATCCGCTGCTGGCCGAAGCGGCGTCGCAAGTGCGCGCCTACTTCGCGCGGCGGTTGCGCCGCTTCGATCTTCCGTTGAAGTTTGACGGAACGCCGTTTTCGCAAGCCGTGTGGGAATGCGTCGCGGGGCTTTCGTTCGGCGAGTTCGTTTCGTACGCCGACGTGGCGCGCGCGATCGGCCGGCCGCTGGCACACCGCGGCGTCGCAATGGCAATGGGGCGCACGCCCATCGCGCTCTTCGTGCCGGCACACCGGGTGGTGGGAGCCGACGGCCGGGTCAAGGGGGCGACGCCGGGCGGCGCCCGCCTAGCGCTGGTTGCCTTCGAGCGCAAGGGGCGAGCGCTCGCCGGCGGCAAACTGCCGGTATGA